ATCCAGATTACCGGTCGGCTCATCCGCCAGAAGAATGTGGGGGTTGTTGACAATTGCCCGGGCAATTGCAACTCGTTCCTGCTCTCCGCCGGATAGCTGGTTTGGGAGGCGATCCAGCTTGTTACCGAGACCGACCCTTTCAAGGGCTGCACGAGCTGCAGCTCTTTTTTCCGGTGAGCTCATCTTGACGATGGCCAGCGGCAGCATGACGTTCTCGATTGCGGTCAGATAGGGGATCAGATTGAAGGACTGGAAGACAAATCCCAGGTTCTGAGCACGAAAGTCAGCCAACTTTTCGCCAGGCAGTTGATACAGTTTGACACCGGCCATTTCGACTTCACCCGAGGTGGGGTGGTTCATGCCGCCCAGAACTGACAGCAGGGTGCTCTTTCCGGACCCGGACTGACCCATGATGGTGATGAATTCACCTGCTTCTATACTGATGTCAACACCGCGCAGAGCTTCGACCGTGTCTTCGCCACTGGTGTACTGTTTCTTTACATTCTTGATCTCGATGAGTGCCATGATTTCCTCGTAGTTAAAGTGCCCTTAGGGCTTCGGTCGGGTCCATCTTGCTGGCATGCAGTGCCGGGTAGAGGCTGGCCAGGAGGCCCAGAGTCAGGGCCAGGCCGATAGAACCAAAGGCTACCGTCGTGTCCAAAATCAGGTGGGCGTTCTTGCTTTCAGCCATGAACGGCAACGCCAGTTTGGCGCCGCCCAAGCCGAAGGCATACCCCAGAAAACCGGCCAAAAGGCTAACCAGGGCCGCTTCGAACAGGATGATCCGCATGATGTGGCTCTTTCTGAAACCGATGGCCCGGAAGACACCAATTTCAGTGGTCCGCTCATTGACACTCCCCATCATGGTAACGAATACAATCAGCGAGCCGATGAACACCACCACCCCGGCCATGGCGTAAGAAAAGCGCTTGAACTGGTCCAGGGCCTTGAGACGTCCTTCAACCACCTGCTGGATTGCAGACACCTTGGCATCCGGCAGTTTCTCGGCAATCTGGGTGACCATGTCGCCAATAGGGCAACCTGAGCAGAGCGCTGCCACTTCAGCCAGGGAAATCTTTCCTTCCTTGCCAAGCAGTTTCTGCGCCTTGGACAGGTTGGTGAAAACGAGAGCATCATCCTGCGAACCTGTCTGATCCAGGACTCCTGCTACTTTAAAGGTCTCATCCTTTATCGCGATGCTGTCACCGGAACTGACATTGAGCACCTTTGACGCATCGCTGCCGAGCAATATCTCGTTGTCTGCTTTAGGTGCATCACCGAAGATCTTCCACCACTGTTTCATCTTCAATTCATTCTCAAAATGAACACCAACCAGTAGTACATCGTGATTGTTGATTTTAATGCCGCCCAACACCTTGGGACTGACAGTCGAGATGTTCTTATGGTTCGTGATGGTTTTGAGCTTGGCGAGATCAGCTTCCTGAATTTCTCGCTGATCAAAGGTCACCCCACCCAGGCTGATGCCGCCGTAGTTCATGGCCAGTCCGTTACTCTGCGGGGTAATGAGGATGTTGGCTCCGAACTCGTCCATCTTGCGCTCGATGTCGCTGGACATGGAACGGGTCAGGGTTACGAGAGTAACGATGGTGGCGATCCCTACCATCAGGCCGATGGTCAGGAACGCCATCTTCGCCTTGCGCCGTTTCAGGTTGTTGATGGAAATCGTGTGCAGTTGCATCAAAAGTACCTCACGCCTGCCCTGAGATCATCTGCTTTGATAGTTACAGAGTTACCGCTGACCTGGCTTGGCAGGTAGCCGGGATTGCAGCCGCCGGTGGCATTGGGACCAAGGCGATTGATGGCGAACTTCTGGTTGCAGTTCTTGCAGTTCATCTTGTCGCCCTGCTGCTCATACCCTTTTCTTGACTTGAAACAGGCATCACAGGCATCGAAGGCGGCCTTGAAGCTGCCGTCAGCGGCCTTAACCGCAAAGAAGGTTATTTCTTTGCCGCCATCCTCGAACTTGTAGAACTGGGCCGAACCATCTGCCAGTTTAGCAACAGGGATAGTGACTGCTCCATTTACCACCTTGACCTTCTGGGACTTCCCCAGCCCAGGGATGTTCAGGGCAAAGACGCTTGCCGCTCCGATAAGCACCGCTCCGACTATTGCCACCGCCCAGCCAATCTGCTTCGACTTGATTGCTCCCATTTTCTGCTCCTTTTTCAGCTTGGTTTGTTGTTGGAACCGCAACCGCCACCATTGCCACCACAGCAACCTTTTTTGGGTGCGGCATTCTGCCCGACATTACGACCGGTTATTTTTTTAAATTCTTCAGGGGTGACGACATCGGTTACCTGGCTGTAATACCCGGTTGACCTGACCGTTTCCGCCAGCGTTTCAGGTTTTACCGTCTTGGTGTCATAGCCGACAATGACCCACCCTCCGCTCACATCAACCTCTGTTAGCGCCACCCCTTTCACTGACTCAAGCGCTTTGGAAATCTTGCTGGCGCAGCTGCCGCAGGTCATGCCGGTGGTTCGCATCACGGCGATTGAATCGGCAGTGGCGCCGATGCTGACGCGAAACGCGAGAGCCACCAGAATGGTGACGGACATAATGACGAGAAGTGCGGTTGTAATTCTTTTTGCAGTCATGACGAGCCTCCGATTAGTCACGTTGTGCAAGAGCCAGCGTAGGAGCATCCCCTTGCCAGTTACTTAACCCATACACGTTGATGGCAATTCCGACTCCTTGCAATGTCAGCCAGCCTGGACGACCAAGATTGTAAGCAATAAAACCCAACAGGATTGCCGATATTGTCCAGAAGACAAACGAGCAGCGATGACCGCGGGCATTGAGCAGTGAACCCGCAAGTGAACTGGTAACCCCGACCCATTCGATTATGTTCATTGTGCTGTTGCTAGTTATGGTCATCCGACAATTCCTTGTGCCAATAGAGTTTCTATATGATTAACAAGGATCATGCCAACTCATGGATTATATGTAACTTGCTATAATTGCGAGATTAAGCAGTGTTACACTGACTGGACCTTGATACAAAGAAGTGAGAATAATCAACTATGGTGCAGAATATTCTTCAACGTAGGGGTAGGTTTTGGGTCTGAAATTCAATTGCCAACAACAATCTCACATGGGCGCTAAACAGGTACTATCGATATTCTCAATTATTGATATCCATATTATCGATAATTTGAATTTGCTTTAGAAATCCAGATCGGATATTTAATATGTTTTTCTGTATTCCCTGAACGAGAGGTCCCCGTGCGATTATTTACTATTCTTGCCGCAGCACTGTTCTGTTTAACATCGGCCCATCCAGGAGTAGCAGCTCCGACTAAAAGCCATTCGGGGCTTATCACCATGACTTTCGATCTGTCTGATAAAAGCTCAACTACAGAGACCGAGTTATGGCTGCCTTATCCAGTATCTGATCGCGATCAGACCATTAGCGAAGTGAAAATTATTGGAGATTATGCGGCGTCGGCCGTGTACACTGACACCGCTTACAGCACACCAATGCTCTACGCCCGCTGGGACAAAGGGGCTACAAGCCGCAAACTGACCTTTTCGTTCAAGGCAGACCGTAAAGAAGTTATTCGCCGAGATTTCCCGCTCAAGGAAGCCGTCTGGGACCCTGCCGATTACGCCCAGTATCTGAGTGCAACGAAATCCGCGCCGATTGATGGTGAAGTATGGATACAGGCCGCAAAGATAACGGCAGGCAAGAGGACCGTGCTGGAAAAAGCCAAAGCAATATATGACTGGACCTGCGAAAATACCTACCGCGACCCCAAAACCAAAGGCTGTGGAGTTGGTGACGCATGTGCAATGTTAAAGAATCCTGGTGGAAAATGTGCCGACATACATTCACTCTTTGTTGCCCTGGCCCGGGCAGCCGGAGTACCGGCTCGCGAGGTTTTCGGCATCAGGATGGGGAAAAAAGCCCGCGAGGAGATCACGACCTGGCAGCATTGCTGGGCGGAATTCTACCTCCCAGGCTATGGCTGGGTGCCGGTTGATGCCGCCGATGTGCGTAAGGCGATGTTGACTGAGAACCTGAAACTGGAAGATGCAAAGACCGCCGAATACCGGGCCTATTTCTGGGGCGGCATCGATCCATACCGGGTCAAACTGTCAGTTGGAAGAGATCTGACTCTTAATCCTCCGCAACCGGGCGGACCGCTCAATTATTTCATGTATCCCTTTGCCAGGACTGGGGGCAAAGTTCTCGACTGGCTCGACCCGGCATCATTCAAATATTCCATTACCTACACAGAAAAGTAATTTCGTAAGATTTGTAATCGTAATTCTCTCAATACTGGTTCACTCTTCCTTTGGCAATGCTTTATGGTACATTTGAGTTGATTTATTAACACTGCCATGAAGCTGGTTGGAGCGCACCATGAAGCACAGCATCACTGAACTACTCGATTTACCCAAGTTACAGACCATTCTTGACAATCTCTATGTCGTATCTGGCATCCCCTCGGCAATCATCGACCTTGAGGGGACAATTCTGACCGGTTCCGGCTGGCAGGACCTCTGCACCAAATTCCACCGGGTAAACCCGGAAAACTGAAAAACTCTGCATGAAAAGTGACCGGACTATCGCCAAAGGTTTGGAATATGGTCAGCGGAATGTGAAGTTACTTGTACTCACGGCCTCACTGACACTTCACTAACACCCTTGCAATTCTCTGTCACGTAGAAGTTGAATCCAATTTACGGTATGGCCTTTTCAAAGGCTGCGCGATTGAAATAACAAGGAGTTCCACCCGTGAGCATTACGAAAATCAATAATCTTGCCAAACTCTACAAAGCCGATCCTGAGTCAGTCTACAACACATGGTTCATTGACAACGACACCCGCATGAAGGCGTTTCGCTCCATCCGACGTGGAGTGATAACCATCGTTGACTCGATAAAGAGCGGGACCTTTGGCAACGACTTTAAAGGGTCGCCCCTAGAGGTCGTTCTGGCCTCTATTACCGAGCAAAAACAGGTATTCGAGGGAGCGGCACATCCATTTTACTGGAAACCGAAGCTGCGCATCCCGGACATTTACGAGAACGATGAGAATAAACGAGCATTCGGTTCTTTTCTTGAGGCATGTTTGTCTGCCGGGTCTGCTGACAAAATAATCAAAGAGATCCTCACCCTGGACGGTTGCGGCATAAAAGGACTCGGACCTTCAGTAGCCAATATCCTCTACTTCCTCCACCCCACCTTGATGCCACCTTTCAATACGGCCATGCTGAACGGATTCAATGCTATTTTTGACGACAAGAAAAAGCTTGGCTCCTGGACAAGTTACCTGGAGATGCGAGAAACTGTTATCAGTACCAATGAAAAGGTTCAGCCTGGCCTTTCCAAGGATCTGGGGGCAATTTCTGGCCTCTTGTTCGATGTTGGCGTCGGCAAGATCATTCTGGACCAGAATTGGGAAAATTCTTTGCAATTTGAGAAAGCGAAGCGAGAAAAAGCCCTAAAGAAGCGACATCAGGAAGTACAGGAAGAGATTCGGGAAGAAAATGAACATCTGCGGATGCAGTTTCTGCTGACTGACATTGGGAATGATCTTGGCTATGATGTTTTCGTTGCTACCAATGATCGCAATAAATCGCTAAACGGACGGTCACTTCAGTTTCTGACACTACCGGAACTGCCACCACTGGACTTCCCGCCGGAGGTGGCCAAAACAGTCTCTCTGATCGACGTCATCTGGGTTTCACGGGATTCCAAGAAGATCGAATGCGCATTCGAAATAGAAAAGAGCACATCCATATACTCTGGCATGCTGAGGCTAATGGACCTTGCTTCTTCACTCGGGGATCGACAGTACG
This window of the Geoanaerobacter pelophilus genome carries:
- a CDS encoding heavy-metal-associated domain-containing protein → MTAKRITTALLVIMSVTILVALAFRVSIGATADSIAVMRTTGMTCGSCASKISKALESVKGVALTEVDVSGGWVIVGYDTKTVKPETLAETVRSTGYYSQVTDVVTPEEFKKITGRNVGQNAAPKKGCCGGNGGGCGSNNKPS
- a CDS encoding DUF2318 domain-containing protein; its protein translation is MGAIKSKQIGWAVAIVGAVLIGAASVFALNIPGLGKSQKVKVVNGAVTIPVAKLADGSAQFYKFEDGGKEITFFAVKAADGSFKAAFDACDACFKSRKGYEQQGDKMNCKNCNQKFAINRLGPNATGGCNPGYLPSQVSGNSVTIKADDLRAGVRYF
- a CDS encoding ABC transporter ATP-binding protein encodes the protein MALIEIKNVKKQYTSGEDTVEALRGVDISIEAGEFITIMGQSGSGKSTLLSVLGGMNHPTSGEVEMAGVKLYQLPGEKLADFRAQNLGFVFQSFNLIPYLTAIENVMLPLAIVKMSSPEKRAAARAALERVGLGNKLDRLPNQLSGGEQERVAIARAIVNNPHILLADEPTGNLDSKTSEEVMALFRDLNVAGQTVVMVTHNPENGAYSDRTINLKDGMVLEAHA
- a CDS encoding nicotinamide mononucleotide transporter — its product is MTITSNSTMNIIEWVGVTSSLAGSLLNARGHRCSFVFWTISAILLGFIAYNLGRPGWLTLQGVGIAINVYGLSNWQGDAPTLALAQRD
- a CDS encoding PocR ligand-binding domain-containing protein, producing the protein MKHSITELLDLPKLQTILDNLYVVSGIPSAIIDLEGTILTGSGWQDLCTKFHRVNPEN
- a CDS encoding ABC transporter permease; its protein translation is MQLHTISINNLKRRKAKMAFLTIGLMVGIATIVTLVTLTRSMSSDIERKMDEFGANILITPQSNGLAMNYGGISLGGVTFDQREIQEADLAKLKTITNHKNISTVSPKVLGGIKINNHDVLLVGVHFENELKMKQWWKIFGDAPKADNEILLGSDASKVLNVSSGDSIAIKDETFKVAGVLDQTGSQDDALVFTNLSKAQKLLGKEGKISLAEVAALCSGCPIGDMVTQIAEKLPDAKVSAIQQVVEGRLKALDQFKRFSYAMAGVVVFIGSLIVFVTMMGSVNERTTEIGVFRAIGFRKSHIMRIILFEAALVSLLAGFLGYAFGLGGAKLALPFMAESKNAHLILDTTVAFGSIGLALTLGLLASLYPALHASKMDPTEALRAL
- a CDS encoding transglutaminase family protein, producing the protein MRLFTILAAALFCLTSAHPGVAAPTKSHSGLITMTFDLSDKSSTTETELWLPYPVSDRDQTISEVKIIGDYAASAVYTDTAYSTPMLYARWDKGATSRKLTFSFKADRKEVIRRDFPLKEAVWDPADYAQYLSATKSAPIDGEVWIQAAKITAGKRTVLEKAKAIYDWTCENTYRDPKTKGCGVGDACAMLKNPGGKCADIHSLFVALARAAGVPAREVFGIRMGKKAREEITTWQHCWAEFYLPGYGWVPVDAADVRKAMLTENLKLEDAKTAEYRAYFWGGIDPYRVKLSVGRDLTLNPPQPGGPLNYFMYPFARTGGKVLDWLDPASFKYSITYTEK